A genomic region of Anaerolineales bacterium contains the following coding sequences:
- a CDS encoding class II aldolase/adducin family protein — protein MRKPASVAQATGIVERLSATYGHLWGRKPHTDGQLAGRLGAELREVFASPAQLQALSTHARQAAELGLVAGRLGEISQRLEQGKFLVTAAESWFYQLADAELLLAGERNPAGPQGAALPAHWAWHLLGYQQHPAAGASLLGQPAAAMALLAAGRLPDLGPLPRASHLGTLAYCASASTPSPASIGAARVLFIQGAGVLVLASSAAQAISDLHLVNRLSEISLLQTRGID, from the coding sequence ATGCGCAAACCGGCATCTGTCGCCCAGGCGACGGGCATCGTCGAGCGGTTATCGGCTACCTATGGCCACTTGTGGGGGCGTAAGCCGCACACGGATGGCCAGTTGGCCGGGCGCCTGGGCGCCGAGCTGCGCGAAGTCTTCGCCAGCCCGGCCCAGTTGCAGGCACTGAGTACGCATGCCCGCCAGGCGGCCGAATTGGGCCTGGTGGCGGGCCGCTTGGGTGAAATCAGCCAGCGGCTGGAGCAAGGCAAGTTTCTGGTGACGGCCGCCGAGAGCTGGTTTTACCAACTTGCGGATGCCGAGCTATTGCTGGCCGGTGAACGCAACCCTGCCGGCCCGCAAGGCGCGGCACTGCCGGCTCATTGGGCCTGGCACCTGCTCGGCTACCAGCAGCACCCGGCTGCGGGCGCCAGCTTGCTGGGCCAGCCGGCGGCCGCCATGGCGCTGCTGGCCGCTGGCCGCCTGCCCGATCTGGGCCCTTTGCCGCGTGCCAGCCACTTGGGCACGCTGGCCTATTGCGCTTCGGCCAGTACACCCTCGCCCGCGAGCATCGGCGCAGCGCGGGTTCTCTTTATTCAAGGAGCCGGCGTACTGGTATTGGCCAGCAGCGCCGCGCAGGCCATTAGTGACCTGCATTTAGTCAACCGCCTGTCTGAGATCAGCCTATTGCAGACCCGCGGCATCGATTGA
- a CDS encoding PTS glucitol/sorbitol transporter subunit IIA, translating into MVKYQARVTHIGPYVAEFIAENVLVFFGGQAPEELAEFAILHDGQQLEGQVMAGDRLFLNDEAFQVLAVGEVANANLASLGHLVVKVNGQPEPEMPGDVCVEMKALPTIEVGTQLRIEDPE; encoded by the coding sequence ATGGTTAAGTATCAGGCACGCGTTACTCACATCGGCCCATATGTTGCCGAATTTATTGCAGAAAATGTGTTGGTGTTCTTTGGCGGGCAGGCGCCCGAAGAGCTGGCCGAATTTGCCATTTTGCACGATGGCCAGCAGCTAGAGGGGCAAGTGATGGCGGGCGACCGCCTGTTCTTGAATGACGAGGCCTTTCAAGTGTTGGCGGTGGGCGAGGTGGCGAATGCCAACCTGGCCAGCCTGGGCCATCTGGTGGTCAAAGTCAACGGCCAGCCTGAGCCTGAAATGCCAGGGGATGTATGTGTGGAAATGAAGGCGCTGCCCACTATTGAGGTGGGCACCCAGTTGCGGATTGAGGATCCTGAGTAG
- a CDS encoding PTS glucitol/sorbitol transporter subunit IIB, whose protein sequence is MNAFLVKVGRGVGGVVGALYQAGRDAVDQVVVNILPFMAFISLVIGIILATGVGDWIANMLAPLAGSLVGLLILSVIIAIPVLSPLLGPGAVIAQIIGTLLGSTLLANGSIPPAYALPALFAINPQVGCDFIPVGLALGEAEPETVEVGVPAVLFSRLITGPVAVLIAFLFMPLLPY, encoded by the coding sequence ATGAATGCATTCCTTGTAAAAGTTGGCCGTGGCGTTGGTGGTGTGGTCGGTGCTTTGTACCAGGCCGGCCGCGATGCCGTTGATCAGGTCGTTGTAAACATTCTGCCCTTCATGGCTTTCATCAGCCTGGTGATCGGTATCATCCTCGCCACTGGCGTGGGTGACTGGATCGCCAACATGCTCGCCCCGCTGGCGGGCAGCCTGGTGGGCCTGCTGATCCTCTCCGTGATCATCGCCATTCCGGTGCTCTCGCCCCTGTTGGGCCCCGGCGCGGTGATCGCCCAGATCATCGGCACCCTGTTGGGCAGCACCCTGCTGGCCAATGGCAGCATCCCCCCGGCGTACGCGCTGCCGGCGCTGTTCGCCATCAACCCGCAGGTGGGTTGTGACTTCATCCCCGTCGGTCTGGCGCTGGGTGAAGCCGAGCCCGAGACGGTGGAAGTAGGCGTTCCGGCGGTGTTGTTCTCCCGCCTCATCACCGGCCCTGTGGCGGTGTTGATCGCCTTCCTGTTCATGCCCCTGCTTCCCTACTAA
- a CDS encoding sugar-binding transcriptional regulator, whose amino-acid sequence MTMQDYERMALLAQIAELYYMQNMSQAEIAHRFGFSRSKVSRLITESRETGLVQIRINHPVRRDSILEERLAKTFGLHSAHVLQTSLYTESQSLRTLGRLGAYYLSEHLAPNSTLGISWGTAIFEVAQALRKRNYPELRIVQIIGSIGYGDPAVDGPELARNIAAVFSGKYFTLNAPVIVQDQHARDTLLNERHIQEVLALGLRADYYLVGIGSTTPGYSALVRAGSLPAAEMDAIIQATGAVGDICARVYDQNGNFSGFDFNQRVVGISLQELRDAKGTVVGIAGGEAKAPAILGALRGRLIDVLITDDKAAEKVLELHSN is encoded by the coding sequence GTGACGATGCAAGATTATGAGCGCATGGCTCTGCTGGCACAAATTGCAGAGCTGTATTACATGCAAAACATGAGCCAAGCTGAAATCGCGCACCGTTTTGGGTTCTCTCGCTCCAAGGTTTCGCGCCTGATCACCGAATCGCGTGAAACTGGCCTGGTCCAAATCCGCATCAATCATCCCGTGCGGCGCGACTCCATTCTCGAAGAGCGCCTGGCCAAAACTTTCGGCCTGCACAGCGCCCACGTCCTGCAAACCAGCCTGTATACCGAAAGCCAGAGCCTGCGCACCCTGGGCCGCCTGGGCGCCTACTACCTCAGCGAGCATTTGGCGCCCAACAGCACCCTGGGCATCTCCTGGGGCACGGCCATTTTTGAAGTCGCCCAGGCGCTGCGCAAACGCAACTACCCCGAATTACGCATCGTGCAGATCATCGGCTCCATCGGTTACGGTGACCCTGCGGTGGATGGGCCAGAGCTGGCGCGCAACATCGCCGCGGTCTTCTCAGGCAAGTATTTCACCCTCAACGCTCCAGTGATCGTACAAGACCAGCATGCACGGGATACCTTGCTCAATGAGCGCCATATTCAAGAAGTGCTGGCGCTCGGCCTGCGCGCGGATTACTACCTGGTGGGCATCGGCTCCACCACACCCGGCTATTCTGCCCTGGTGCGCGCCGGCAGCCTGCCCGCCGCCGAGATGGATGCGATCATTCAGGCTACAGGCGCCGTGGGCGATATCTGCGCCCGGGTGTATGACCAGAACGGGAATTTCTCCGGCTTCGATTTCAACCAGCGCGTCGTGGGCATCTCGTTGCAGGAGCTGCGCGATGCCAAGGGGACGGTGGTGGGCATCGCCGGTGGCGAAGCCAAGGCACCGGCCATCCTTGGCGCCTTGCGCGGCCGCCTGATCGACGTGCTTATTACGGACGACAAGGCGGCGGAGAAGGTGCTGGAGTTGCACTCCAACTAG
- a CDS encoding amino acid ABC transporter substrate-binding protein, protein MKNLLKIIAAVVVLGQLLLACAPAPVTAQATAPASVWQGAVPAAINIGATIPLTGAFAAGGAQVLIGYQYAVDAINQAGGIYVAEYDAHLPIRLIVKDDGSKPENVVSNLEALYAADNVAVYLGGFGSSLHSAAAAIAEKNQVPYLGIAFAQYDIHQQGYQYLFSPFWKSPQMATDVFEMLNGLLPEGQRPTKVAIIHEQTDWGIELGGMWAEAAPTYGYEIVATESYAVGTADFTDIILRVQQAGANAVLSLPVPPDGFTLFRQMAELGYTPEFALVVRAPDNTPVWIENLGRAGDYVVLAPGWHSSMNYAGVAAINARYQAEYGSPALAQVGNAYAVIQIMADAIERAGALDRQAIRDAIAATDLDTVTGHITFFADGTSSVANPLVQIVNGTQQVIWPAEFSTADFVFPAPPFDQR, encoded by the coding sequence ATGAAAAACCTACTGAAGATAATTGCCGCCGTGGTTGTGCTGGGCCAACTGCTATTGGCTTGCGCCCCGGCACCTGTAACGGCACAGGCTACCGCGCCCGCTTCCGTGTGGCAGGGCGCAGTGCCAGCCGCCATTAACATCGGCGCCACGATCCCGCTCACTGGCGCCTTCGCCGCCGGGGGTGCCCAGGTGCTGATCGGCTACCAATATGCGGTCGATGCGATCAACCAGGCAGGCGGCATCTATGTCGCCGAATACGACGCCCACCTTCCGATCCGGCTGATCGTCAAGGATGATGGATCGAAGCCGGAGAACGTCGTTAGCAATTTGGAGGCGCTCTACGCCGCCGACAATGTCGCCGTGTATCTGGGCGGGTTTGGTAGCAGCTTGCATTCCGCTGCCGCGGCGATTGCAGAAAAGAATCAAGTGCCCTATCTCGGTATCGCCTTCGCTCAATATGATATTCACCAGCAGGGCTATCAGTATTTGTTCTCGCCATTCTGGAAATCTCCACAAATGGCTACCGATGTCTTTGAAATGCTCAATGGCCTTTTGCCTGAGGGCCAACGCCCCACCAAAGTTGCCATCATCCATGAGCAAACCGACTGGGGCATTGAGCTGGGCGGCATGTGGGCCGAAGCCGCACCGACCTATGGATACGAGATCGTGGCCACCGAAAGCTATGCAGTCGGCACGGCAGATTTCACCGATATCATTTTGCGCGTGCAACAAGCCGGTGCTAATGCGGTGCTCTCGCTACCCGTACCCCCGGATGGGTTTACATTGTTCCGCCAGATGGCAGAGCTGGGCTATACGCCCGAATTTGCCCTGGTGGTGCGCGCCCCCGACAATACGCCGGTGTGGATCGAGAATTTGGGGCGCGCCGGTGATTATGTTGTGCTGGCTCCGGGATGGCACAGTTCGATGAACTATGCGGGTGTGGCGGCGATCAACGCACGCTATCAGGCGGAATATGGCAGCCCGGCGCTGGCGCAAGTGGGCAACGCCTATGCAGTCATCCAGATCATGGCGGATGCGATCGAGCGTGCCGGCGCACTGGACCGTCAGGCCATCCGTGATGCCATCGCCGCCACGGATCTCGATACCGTCACGGGCCATATCACTTTCTTCGCCGATGGCACCAGCAGCGTCGCCAACCCCTTAGTGCAGATCGTCAATGGCACACAGCAGGTGATCTGGCCGGCTGAGTTTTCCACGGCAGATTTTGTCTTCCCGGCTCCGCCGTTTGACCAGCGTTGA
- a CDS encoding HPr family phosphocarrier protein, whose product MGILRTTIQHEAGLHARPLAQFVKTVRAYDAEVQVTNLTRGKGPVPGASPVKLLLLAVLKDHVVEIQADGPQAQEVLQALQTLIHENFGEH is encoded by the coding sequence ATGGGCATTCTCAGAACCACCATCCAACATGAAGCCGGCCTGCATGCAAGACCGTTAGCCCAATTCGTCAAGACCGTTAGAGCCTATGATGCCGAGGTGCAGGTGACCAACCTCACTCGCGGCAAAGGGCCCGTGCCGGGGGCCAGCCCGGTGAAGCTACTCCTGCTGGCTGTCCTCAAAGATCACGTAGTTGAAATCCAGGCCGATGGCCCGCAAGCGCAAGAAGTGCTGCAGGCCTTGCAGACCTTGATCCACGAAAACTTTGGAGAGCACTGA
- a CDS encoding PTS glucitol/sorbitol transporter subunit IIC, with the protein MDALVHAAEWFIGLFQQGGAVFLSLVGGIIPLLIVLLTGVNALVALIGPEKIDKVGEWAARDGIIYYPVRYILLPFLAVFFLTNPMAYTMGRFLPERFKPAFYDAAVSYVHPPLGIFPHINPGELFVWLGIAAGIESLGLSTVPLALWYLVVGLIVIFIRGIVTERITAIMWARRTAAK; encoded by the coding sequence ATGGATGCTTTAGTACATGCAGCAGAATGGTTCATTGGTTTGTTCCAACAGGGCGGGGCTGTGTTCCTTTCATTGGTCGGCGGCATTATTCCGCTGCTGATTGTTTTGCTTACCGGTGTCAACGCCCTCGTGGCCCTGATCGGCCCCGAGAAGATTGACAAGGTGGGTGAATGGGCCGCCCGCGACGGGATTATCTACTACCCCGTGCGCTACATCTTGCTCCCCTTCCTGGCCGTGTTCTTCCTGACCAACCCTATGGCTTACACCATGGGGCGCTTCCTCCCCGAGCGCTTCAAGCCGGCGTTTTACGATGCCGCCGTGTCTTACGTTCACCCGCCGCTGGGTATCTTCCCCCACATCAATCCGGGTGAATTGTTCGTCTGGCTGGGTATCGCCGCGGGCATTGAATCGCTGGGCCTCTCCACCGTGCCTCTGGCGCTGTGGTACCTGGTTGTCGGCCTGATCGTCATCTTCATCCGTGGCATTGTGACTGAGCGCATTACCGCCATCATGTGGGCGCGCCGCACGGCTGCGAAGTAA